The following proteins come from a genomic window of Streptomyces sp. GS7:
- a CDS encoding cysteine dioxygenase, with amino-acid sequence MNSDVQIAGDPLAIPHLLPPVPAHPATVAGFAGLARSIAADRASWAPLVRFDATTRWYHRLRRGPGYEVWLLSWVPGQGSGRHDHGPSSGVLTVLEGELTEHGTGGTRTLAAGAQRVFAPGYVHEVANDALAPAVSLHVYFPGLTEMPMHGAPHGARCAAPAPETAAP; translated from the coding sequence ATGAACAGCGACGTCCAGATCGCCGGCGACCCGCTCGCCATCCCGCACCTGCTGCCGCCCGTCCCCGCCCACCCCGCCACCGTCGCCGGCTTCGCGGGCCTGGCACGCTCGATCGCCGCCGACCGCGCCTCCTGGGCGCCGCTGGTCCGCTTCGACGCCACCACCCGCTGGTACCACCGGCTGCGCCGCGGCCCGGGCTACGAGGTGTGGCTGCTGAGCTGGGTGCCCGGCCAGGGCAGCGGCCGGCACGACCACGGGCCGTCGTCGGGCGTACTGACCGTCCTGGAAGGCGAGTTGACCGAGCACGGCACCGGCGGGACGCGCACGCTGGCGGCCGGGGCGCAGCGGGTCTTCGCCCCGGGGTACGTCCACGAGGTCGCCAACGACGCGCTGGCGCCCGCCGTCAGCCTGCACGTGTACTTCCCCGGCCTGACCGAGATGCCGATGCACGGCGCGCCGCACGGCGCCCGGTGCGCGGCTCCCGCCCCGGAGACCGCGGCGCCCTGA
- a CDS encoding WhiB family transcriptional regulator: MTELFQELLVEEADEELGWQERALCAQTDPESFFPEKGGSTREAKKVCLACEVRSECLEYALANDERFGIWGGLSERERRRLKKAAV; encoded by the coding sequence ATGACCGAGCTGTTCCAGGAATTGCTGGTCGAGGAGGCGGACGAGGAGCTCGGCTGGCAGGAGCGCGCACTGTGCGCCCAGACCGACCCCGAGTCCTTCTTCCCGGAGAAGGGTGGCTCCACCCGCGAGGCCAAGAAGGTCTGCCTCGCCTGCGAAGTCCGGTCGGAGTGCCTGGAGTACGCCCTCGCCAACGACGAGCGCTTCGGTATCTGGGGCGGTCTGTCCGAACGCGAGCGGCGCCGGCTGAAGAAGGCCGCCGTCTGA